The Pogona vitticeps strain Pit_001003342236 chromosome 6, PviZW2.1, whole genome shotgun sequence genome contains a region encoding:
- the LOC110080313 gene encoding glucose-6-phosphatase catalytic subunit 1: MCLLKQEVSTYANKYTLLHVAASVNIFLGRGGRKGSKIRECGCDKGSVAGKAHRSQVERRQSLLKSRTMDLLHSAGVQATSYLQENFLNFQEWFIFISTVADLRTTFFVFFPIWFQLREAVAIRLIWVAVIGDWFNLVFKWILFGERPYWWVHETDFYGTSTLPVIKQFPITCETGPGSPSGHAMGSSGVYYIMVTALVSHLLPLQQKTLTARCLRGLLWTGFWVVQVCVCLSRVFLAAHFPHQVIAGIISGMMVAEVFKHIDFIYNASLWQYTRTTFFLFGFTLGFYLLLKVLGVDLLWTLEKAHKWCERPEWVHIDTTPFASLLRNLGILFGLGLGLNSPMYTESRKVKQSQRLTFRLSCIFASLFILHVFDSLELPTDREILFYILSFSKNTCAHICAVALIPYCISWLLQQTEER, encoded by the exons ATGTGCCTCCTGAAACAAGAGGTATCGACTTATGCAAACAAATATACTTTGCTTCATGTAGCAGCCTCTGTCAATATTTTTTTGGGTAGGGGAGGCAGGAAAGGATCAAAGATCAGGGAGTGTGGATGTGATAAAGGTTCAGTGGCTGGGAAAGCACACAGGAGCCAAGTTGAGAGAAGACAGTCCCTGCTAAAGTCGCGCACCATGGACCTTTTGCATAGTGCAGGGGTGCAGGCCACCAGCTACCTCCAAGAGAACTTCCTCAACTTCCAGGAGTGGTTTATCTTCATCTCCACAGTCGCTGACCTCAGAAcaactttttttgtcttcttccccATCTGGTTCCAGCTAAGGGAAGCTGTGGCAATCCGGCTCATCTGGGTAGCTGTGATCGGTGATTGGTTCAACCTTGTTTTCAAGTG GATCCTTTTTGGAGAGAGACCCTACTGGTGGGTACATGAAACAGACTTCTATGGCACCTCAACACTCCCTGTGATCAAGCAATTTCCCATCACATGTGAGACTGGCCCAG GTAGCCCTTCCGGTCATGCCATGGGGTCTTCTGGAGTCTACTACATCATGGTGACTGCATTGGTATCACACCTTTTGCCACTGCAGCAGAAAACCTTGACTGCTAG GTGTCTGCGTGGCCTCCTCTGGACTGGATTCTGGGTTGTGCAGGTCTGTGTCTGCTTATCCCGAGTCTTCCTAGCTGCCCACTTCCCACATCAGGTGATTGCAGGCATCATCTCAG GAATGATGGTGGCAGAGGTGTTTAAGCATATTGACTTCATCTACAATGCCAGCCTGTGGCAATACACGaggaccaccttcttcctctTTGGCTTCACCCTGGGCTTTTATCTGCTGCTCAAGGTGCTTGGTGTGGACCTCCTGTGGACACTGGAGAAGGCACACAAATGGTGTGAGCGGCCAGAGTGGGTTCATATTGACACAACACCTTTTGCCAGCCTGCTTCGCAACCTGGGCATCCTGTTTGGACTGGGGCTAGGCCTCAACTCCCCAATGTATACAGAGAGCCGCAAAGTGAAACAAAGCCAACGGCTGACCTTCCGCCTCAGCTGCATCTTTGCCTCACTGTTCATCCTACACGTCTTTGATTCCTTGGAACTGCCTACCGACAGAGAGATCCTCTTCTACATCCTTTCCTTCAGTAAAAACACCTGCGCTCATATCTGTGCAGTAGCCCTGATCCCTTATTGCATCTCCTGGCTACTTCAGCAAACAGAAGAAAGATAG
- the AARSD1 gene encoding alanyl-tRNA editing protein Aarsd1 — MAFKCQRESWLQQFTTRVVSCCPAELSTETGGKKKILQGYHVILEDTILFPEGGGQPDDRGFINDTPVLRVTRQGPDALHFIQIPLEPGSEVQLVLDWDRRFDHMQQHSGQHLITALADLMFGFKTTSWELGRLRSTIELDTPSIAADQVAALEQSVNEKIRARVPVVVRELAVGDPDIELVRSRGLPDDHTGPVRIISIEGIDANMCCGTHVSNLSDLQVIKLLGTEKGKKNKTNLVFLAGNRVLKTLERSHATEKALTSLLKNGPEEHVETVKRLQNSLKQLQKNNLTLLRDLAVLTAQTIKSNGPREPLFVLHRKDGDSEFMNIIANEIGTEETLLFLSVGDEKAAGLFLLAGPPETVEKLGPRVAELLEGKGAGKRGRYQGKASRMSRRTEVEALLQEFVNEQRTEQ; from the exons ATGGCCTTCAAGTGCCAGCGGGAGAGCTGGCTCCAGCAG TTTACTACACGGGTGGTCTCCTGCTGTCCTGCAGAGTTGTCCACAGagacaggaggaaagaaaaagatccTGCAGGGATATCATGTCATTTTGGAAGACACAATTCTTTTCCCAGAGGGTGGAGGGCAG CCTGATGATCGGGGATTTATTAATGACACCCCAGTGCTTAGAGTCACCCGACAAGGTCCAGATGCTCTACATTTCATCCAGATTCCCCTTGAGCCAGGGAGTGAAGTGCAGCTAGTGCTGGATTGGGACCGGCGGTTTGATCACATGCAGCAGCATTCAG GGCAACATCTTATCACAGCACTTGCAGATCTGATGTTTGGCTTCAAGACAACATCATG GGAATTGGGTCGTCTGCGAAGTACCATAGAATTGGACACCCCCTCAATAGCAGCCGATCAGGTGGCAGCCCTTGAGCAGAGTGTGAATGAGAAGATCCGGGCCCGAGTTCCAGTGGTGGTGCGGGAGCTTGCGGTGGGTGACCCTGACATTGAGCTG GTGAGGAGCCGTGGCTTGCCAGACGATCATACTGGGCCTGTTCGGATAATAAGCATTGAGGGCATTGATGCCAACATGTGTTGTGGCACCCATGTCTCCAATCTCAGTGACCTACAG GTTATTAAGCTCCTGGGTACtgaaaaagggaagaagaacAAGACTAACTTAGTTTTCCTAGCTGGGAACAGAGTGCTGAAAACCTTAGAGCGAAGTCatgccacggagaaggccctgaCATCATTGCTTAA GAATGGCCCCGAAGAGCACGTGGAGACTGTGAAGAGGCTGCAGAATTCTCTGAAGCAGCTTCAGAAG AATAACTTGACTCTTTTGAGAGACTTGGCTGTCCTTACTGCACAGACCATCAAAAGCAACGGGCCTCGAGAACCACTTTTTGTGCTACACAG GAAAGATGGTGATTCTGAGTTCATGAACATCATAGCAAATGAGATTGGAACTGAG GAAACCCTCCTTTTCCTATCTGTGGGAGATGAAAAAGCAGCTGGGCTTTTTCTGCTTGCAGGACCCCCTGAAACAGTGGAGAAACTCGGCCCTAG GGTGGCTGAACTCCTGGaaggaaaaggggcaggaaagcgTGGCCGCTATCAAGGCAAAGCCTCACGAATGAGCCGGCGGACAGAAGTGGAAGCCCTCCTCCAAGAGTTTGTCAATGAGCAGAGAACAGAACAATGA